One genomic window of Magnolia sinica isolate HGM2019 chromosome 3, MsV1, whole genome shotgun sequence includes the following:
- the LOC131240191 gene encoding stearoyl-[acyl-carrier-protein] 9-desaturase, chloroplastic, translating into MALKLSPLPLQSQKVPCFGFPSTSNLRTSSSSSSPASRVFMASTLRYNSNVVENVKKPFSPPREVHVQVTHSMPPQKIEIFKSLEDWAEQNILVHLKPVEKCWQPQDFLPDPASEGFHEEVEELRKRSKEIPDDYFVCLVGDMITEEALPTYQTMLNTLDGVRDETGASLTSWAIWTRAWTAEENRHGDLLNKYLYLSGRVDMRQIEKTIQYLIGSGMDPRTENSPYLGFVYTSFQERATFISHGNTARLAKEHGDIKLAQICGIIAADEKRHETAYTKIVEKLFEIDPDGTVLAFCDMMKKKISMPAHLMYDGRDDSLFEHFSAVAQRLGIYTARDYADILEFLVGRWNVEKLTGLSGDGRAAQDYICSLAPRIRRLEERAQGRAKEGPTIPFSWIFDREVKL; encoded by the exons ATGGCTCTGAAGCTGAGCCCTCTCCCGCTTCAATCTCAGAAGGTGCCATGTTTTGGTTTTCCTTCGACATCCAATCTcagaacttcttcttcttcttcttctcctgctTCCAGGGTTTTCATGGCTTCTACCCTTCGCTACAATTCCAA TGTGGTTGAGAATGTCAAGAAGCCCTTCAGCCCCCCTCGCGAGGTACATGTCCAGGTCACCCACTCCATGCCGCCACAGAAAATCGAGATCTTCAAGTCCTTGGAAGATTGGGCAGAGCAGAACATCTTGGTACACTTGAAGCCCGTTGAGAAGTGCTGGCAACCACAGGATTTCCTGCCCGACCCCGCCTCGGAGGGGTTTCATGAGGAGGTTGAGGAACTGAGAAAGCGGTCCAAGGAGATACCTGATGATTATTTTGTCTGCTTAGTCGGAGATATGATCACGGAGGAAGCTCTCCCTACTTACCAGACAATGCTTAACACCCTTGATGGTGTCCGGGATGAGACCGGTGCAAGCCTCACATCTTGGGCTATCTGGACAAGAGCCTGGACTGCAGAAGAAAACAGGCACGGGGATCTGCTCAACAAATATCTGTACCTGTCTGGAAGAGTTGACATGAGACAAATTGAGAAGACGATTCAGTATCTCATCGGATCAGGAATG GATCCCCGGACGGAGAACAGCCCCTACCTTGGATTTGTCTACACATCCTTCCAGGAGAGGGCGACCTTCATTTCCCATGGAAACACCGCCAGGCTTGCCAAGGAACACGGCGACATCAAGCTGGCACAGATCTGTGGAATCATTGCTGCAGATGAGAAGCGCCATGAGACTGCCTACACTAAGATTGTGGAGAAACTGTTCGAGATTGACCCTGATGGCACGGTGCTGGCATTCTGCgacatgatgaagaagaagatctcGATGCCTGCCCATCTGATGTATGATGGCCGGGATGACAGCCTGTTTGAGCATTTCTCAGCTGTTGCGCAGCGGCTGGGGATTTACACAGCCAGGGATTATGCAGACATACTCGAGTTCCTTGTTGGGAGGTGGAATGTGGAGAAGCTAACAGGCCTCTCTGGCGACGGGCGGGCCGCCCAAGATTACATATGCAGCTTGGCGCCGAGAATCAGGAGGCTGGAAGAGAGGGCCCAAGGCAGGGCTAAGGAAGGACCCACCATCCCTTTCAGCTGGATTTTCGACAGAGAAGTGAAACTGTAA